Within the Candidatus Binataceae bacterium genome, the region CGGGAATACTGTTGTGGCCCCCAGCCATCGGAAGCATCCCTACGTCGTGAACTGAATGCGCTGAAACACTCAGCCTTCCCGTGGATGCTGGAGGTGACAAGGAACGCTTCGCAGCAGGCAATCAAGAACCTCGGTGCTGCGTTCACGAATTTTTTTGAG harbors:
- a CDS encoding transposase; the protein is MILAHKIALDPNKEQAEYFARACGVARFAWNWALARWQQDYALWREYCCGPQPSEASLRRELNALKHSAFPWMLEVTRNASQQAIKNLGAAFTNFFE